A stretch of the Medicago truncatula cultivar Jemalong A17 chromosome 5, MtrunA17r5.0-ANR, whole genome shotgun sequence genome encodes the following:
- the LOC120580626 gene encoding pentatricopeptide repeat-containing protein At4g04790, mitochondrial-like produces MVNELQEKYFKYKTTMYNAIMAGYFFEKNISGGLRVLKQMRDANIKLDSYTFSYLIGNCATKEEIKKYYEEMEQSGIHLTKEVFVSLIHAYAACGEFDAEKQDVLCNLHGELERVLLLLKELSGQDWVDGFSWAIRYSVQNKNLSSTIQLFKQLKEYYKNDAFKRGDPFYLKRKGHDFFDEAYFLILKYGSTYLQFGMDLLDLIKKELGLVPSKMCLDGLLTLCAISRDLNNAHLI; encoded by the exons ATGGTTAATGAATTGCAAGAAAAGTATTTCAAATACAAAACAACAATGTATAATGCTATTATGGCAGGATATTTTTTCGAG AAAAACATCAGTGGTGGGTTGAGGGTTCTCAAACAAATGCGAGATGCCAACATAAAGCTCGATTCATACACTTTCAGCTATTTGATTGGCAATTGTGCAACAAAAGAAGAGATTAAAAAA TATTATGAAGAGATGGAACAATCTGGGATTCACTTGACAAAAGAAGTTTTTGTATCCCTGATTCATGCATATGCAGCTTGCGGTGAATTTGATGCAGAAAAACAG GATGTGTTATGTAATTTACATGGCGAGTTGGAGAGGGTGCTTCTCCTACTCAAGGAGTTGAGTGGTCAAGATTGGGTTGACGGTTTCAGCTGGGCTATTCGGTACTCcgttcaaaacaaaaatttaag TTCTACCATTCAATTGTTTAAACAACTTAAGGAGTATTACAAAAATGATGCATTCAAGAGAGGTGatcctttttatttaaaaagaaagggACATGATTTTTTTGATGAA GCgtattttctaattttgaaaTATGGATCCACATATTTGCAATTTGGAATGGACTTGCTGgatctaataaaaaaagagcTTGGCCTTGTTCCTTCAAAAATGTGTCTTGATGGTCTCCTAACTCTTTGTGCCATATCAAGAGATTTGAATAATGCTCATTTGATTTGA
- the LOC11413637 gene encoding pentatricopeptide repeat-containing protein At4g21880, mitochondrial — protein sequence MKDFECAYKMVNELQKKYYKYKTTMYNAIMARYFFEKNIIGGLRVLKQMRDANIKLDSYTFSYLIGNCETKEEIKKYYEEMEQSGTHLTKEVFVALIHAYAACCEDYEEQDVLCNLHGELEMVILLLKELSGQDWFDGFRWAIRYSIQNKNLSSTIELLKQLKVYYNNVASKRISGTSFTRRRRNVSYEAYDIISKFGSTYLQFGLDLLDLIKKERLSPSMMCLDILLHLCAESRDLNNANFVWREYVFAKIPHGPLSYLSMYHVLLASGDHKSADIILNNVPSFLSGVASHLKKRYSAKMDEEEAVEKQNGKKKKMKKKKKKKQPKDSKKKGKKEKPRRLE from the exons ATGAAAGAT TTTGAATGTGCGTACAAGATGGTTAATGAATTGCAGAAAAAGTATtacaaatacaaaacaaccatgTATAATGCCATTATGGCAAGATATTTTTTCGAG AAAAACATCATTGGTGGGTTGAGGGTTCTCAAACAAATGCGAGATGCCAACATAAAGCTCGATTCATACACTTTCAGCTATTTGATTGGCAATTGTGAAACAAAAGAAGAGATTAAAAAA TATTATGAAGAGATGGAACAATCTGGAACCCACTTGACAAAAGAAGTTTTTGTAGCCCTGATTCATGCATATGCAGCTTGCTGTGAAGATTATGAAGAACAG GATGTGTTATGTAATTTACATGGCGAGTTGGAGATGGTGATTCTCCTACTCAAGGAGTTGAGTGGTCAAGATTGGTTTGACGGTTTCAGGTGGGCTATCCGGTActcaattcaaaacaaaaatttaag TTCTACCATTGAACTGTTAAAACAACTCAAGGTTTATTACAATAATGTTGCATCCAAGAGGATAAGTGGCACTTCTTTCACAAGAAGGAGACGGAATGTTAGTTATGAA GCGTATGATATAATTTCGAAATTTGGGTCCACATATTTGCAATTTGGATTGGACTTACTGgatctaataaaaaaagagcGCCTTAGTCCTTCAATGATGTGTCTTGATATTCTCCTACATCTTTGTGCCGAATCAAGAGATTTGAATAATGCTAATTTCGTTTGGAGAGAATATGTATTTGCTAAAATTCCTCATGGTCCATTAAGCTACTTGAG TATGTATCACGTACTTTTGGCCTCAGGAGATCACAAATCTGCTGACATTATACTCAATAATGTTCCAAGTTTTTTATCTGGTGTTGCTTCCCATCTGAAGAAGCGCTATTCCGCCAAAATGGATGAAGAAGAAGCAGTGGAGAaacaaaatgggaagaagaagaagatgaagaagaagaagaagaagaagcagccAAAAGACAGCAAGAAGAAAGGGAAGAAGGAGAAACCAAGGCGGTTGGAGTAG
- the LOC11426447 gene encoding cytochrome P450 89A2 → METWLVITILCLLLSLILKFIRNLIFPKSHLPPGPPKLPIIGTFTLLNQFFKDPKTLLQDLHAKYGSIFTLQMGSNTDIYIANRFLAHQALIQNSTIFADRPEAVPTKKIISSNQHDILFSFYGPIWRLLRRNLTSRILHPSQVKSYAQARKWVLDILLQRLKNVSHERNTEGIFVVDHFRYGMFSLLALMCFGDKLDVNQIREIEESQRIMLLNFSRYNVLNFWPPITKILYRNRWKEFLKLRSDQEAVLNPYINARRKIKEERLRTDRENNLNESHGEFVLSYVDTLLDLELLEEDNKRSQLDDGKICTLCSEFLNAGTDTTSTALEWIMANLVKYQDIQEKLVQEIKGVIGDDKKEKEIREEDLKKMPYLKAVILEGLRRHPPLHYVAPHRVTEEVVLNGYSVPTFASVNFLVAEIGRDFSAWDDPMAFKPERFINNSTFDIMGSKEIKMMPFGAGRRMCPGYGLALLHLEYFVANFVLNFEWKVVDGNEIDLSEMLQFTTVMKNPLKVHLISRF, encoded by the coding sequence ATGGAAACTTGGTTAGTAATAACAATTTTGTGCCTTCTTCTTTCActaattctcaaattcataAGAAACCTTATTTTCCCTAAATCTCACCTGCCTCCAGGACCTCCCAAACTACCCATCATAGGGACATTCACATTGTTAAATCAATTCTTTAAAGATCCTAAAACCCTTCTTCAAGATCTTCATGCCAAATATGGTTCAATCTTCACTCTTCAAATGGGTTCTAACACCGACATTTACATTGCCAATAGATTTCTTGCACATCAAGCATTAATCCAAAATAGCACCATATTCGCTGATCGCCCTGAGGCGGTTCCCACAAAGAAGATAATTAGCAGCAATCAACATGACATCCTCTTTAGCTTCTACGGTCCCATTTGGCGCCTCTTAAGACGCAACCTCACTTCAAGAATCCTTCACCCTTCACAGGTTAAGTCCTATGCTCAAGCGCGCAAATGGGTGTTAGACATTCTTCTACAACGTCTGAAAAATGTTTCACATGAAAGAAACACCGAGGGGATTTTTGTCGTTGATCATTTTCGATACGGAATGTTTTCTTTGTTGGCTCTCATGTGTTTTGGGGACAAACTAGACGTGAATCAAATAAGAGAAATTGAAGAAAGTCAACGCATCATGCTTCTTAACTTTTCTAGATAcaatgttttgaatttttggcCACCTATTACAAAGATACTGTATAGGAATCGATGGAAGGAATTTTTGAAGCTGAGAAGTGATCAGGAAGCTGTGTTGAATCCTTATATAAACGCTCGAAGGAAAATCAAAGAAGAGAGATTAAGGACTGATAGAGAGAACAATCTCAATGAATCACATGGTGAATTTGTTTTGTCATATGTAGATACATTGTTGGATTTGGAGTTATTGGAAGAAGATAATAAAAGGAGCCAACTTGATGATGGTAAAATTTGTACTTTATGTTCCGAGTTTCTAAATGCGGGAACAGATACAACTTCAACTGCATTGGAATGGATCATGGCGAATTTGGTGAAGTACCAAGATATACAAGAAAAACTTGTACAAGAGATTAAAGGGGTGATTGGAGATGATAAAAAGGAGAAAGAAATTAGAGAAGAAGATTTGAAAAAAATGCCATATCTTAAAGCTGTAATTTTGGAAGGGCTAAGGCGTCATCCACCGTTGCACTATGTTGCTCCTCATAGAGTGACCGAAGAGGTTGTTTTAAATGGTTATTCGGTGCCTACTTTTGCATCTGTGAATTTCTTGGTGGCGGAGATAGGGAGAGATTTTTCGGCTTGGGATGATCCTATGGCATTTAAACCGGAGAGGTTTATCAATAATAGTACTTTCGATATAATGGGGAGTAAAGAGATAAagatgatgccatttggagcaGGGAGGAGAATGTGTCCTGGCTATGGTTTAGCATTGTTGCACTTGGAATACTTTGTTgccaattttgttttgaattttgagtgGAAAGTTGTGGATGGAAATGAGATTGATTTGTCAGAAATGCTTCAATTCACAACTGTCATGAAGAACCCTCTAAAGGTTCATCTAATATCTAGGTTTTAG
- the LOC11426448 gene encoding WAT1-related protein At5g40240, with protein MVIEGASVTATMVAVQFLEVGGNTLIKAATNDGMSIFVFTFYSNLFALCFLLPLTFFYHRKRAPPSISSSILCRMFLLSCLSTAVQILTNTGIECSSPTLASAMLDLLPAFTFILALISRMENLNLKHHSSQAKIIGTVVSIAGALTVTLYKGIPLISDAFQNIEIGASGIHLSVKSDWILGAFLLATASFCLSVLYIVQTWIIRDYPEELVVTSICCSMVVILSAIVALIAEGNSKVWILRPDRELVAVCYSAICVVSMRSVVYTWAFRKKGPIYVAMFNPLGMVIALGMGVIFLGDSLYLGSMIGAAIIAIGFYAVMWAQAQEEHTTCENKFPPLLSTKIDV; from the exons atggtgATCGAAGGAGCAAGTGTAACAGCAACAATGGTTGCAGTTCAATTCCTAGAAGTGGGTGGTAACACTCTGATCAAAGCAGCCACCAATGATGGAATGAGtatttttgttttcactttTTACTCAAACCTTTTCGCTCTATGTTTCCTTTTACCATTAACCTTTTTCTACCACAGAAAAAGAGCCCCTccttcaatttcatcatcaattttATGTAGAATGTTTCTTCTTAGTTGCCTCAG TACTGCAGTGCAGATTTTAACGAATACTGGAATTGAATGTAGCTCTCCCACACTAGCATCTGCTATGCTTGACCTTCTCCCTGCTTTTACCTTCATACTTGCTTTAATTTCAAG GATGGAAAATCTAAATCTGAAACACCATAGCAGCCAAGCTAAAATTATTGGCACAGTAGTCTCTATTGCAGGGGCATTAACTGTGACATTATATAAAGGGATACCATTGATTAGTGATGCCTTTCAAAATATAGAAATTGGAGCAAGTGGAATTCATCTTTCAGTTAAATCAGACTGGATACTTGGTGCTTTTCTTCTTGCAACTGCTAGCTTTTGTCTTTCTGTTTTGTATATTGTCCAG ACTTGGATTATAAGGGATTATCCTGAAGAGCTAGTGGTAACAAGCATTTGTTGCAGCATGGTGGTAATTCTATCTGCAATTGTAGCTCTCATTGCAGAGGGAAATTCAAAAGTTTGGATTCTCAGACCTGATAGGGAGTTGGTAGCTGTGTGTTATTCG GCAATTTGTGTGGTATCAATGAGGAGTGTTGTATACACATGGGCATTCCGTAAGAAAGGACCAATATATGTAGCTATGTTCAACCCATTAGGAATGGTCATTGCACTTGGCATGGGGGTAATATTTTTGGGAGATAGTCTTTATCTTGGAAG CATGATTGGAGCTGCTATAATAGCCATTGGATTTTATGCTGTTATGTGGGCACAAGCTCAAGAGGAACACACAACATGTGAAAATAAATTTCCCCCTCTGTTGTCAACCAAAATAGATGTCTAG